The genomic DNA ACACCGAGCGGGAGATGATCGGCCCCGACCGCGGGCGGGGTTCAGGAGGCAAGATGGGGGTATGGCCGATTCCTCCCGCAACGCCAAGCTGGTGGCCGGGATGCTCGTGGCGATCGTCGTGCTGCCGATGATCGCCCTCGCGGTGACGTTCCCGGCGCTGGCGGGCCCGACGGTCGCCGTCTTCCTGCTGACCGGGGTAGGCGTCTTCCTCTACCGGCGTCGCCAGCGGTAACGCGTTCTAGCGATGCCCCCACTCCCAGAGCGGCGTCGTCATCAGGCCCTGGCCCTCGACCCGCGTCTCCCCGAGATCCTTGGCCAGCCGCACCAGCCGCGCCGCTGGGATCTCCCCCGGCCGCGTGGGATCGTCGGACGCGTCGTCGCCGAGTCCCGGGTAGGCCCGCCCCAGCTCCGCGAGCAATGCGGCCGAGTGCGTGACCACCACGATCTGCGTACGCCGCGCAGCGTCCGCGATCAGACCCGCCAGCGGACCGAGCAGACTCGGGTGCAGGCTGGTCTCCGGCTCGTTGACCACCAGCAGCGGCGGCGGGGCCGGCGTCAGCAGCGCCGCCAGCCACAAGAGATAGCGCAGCGTCCCGTCCGACAGCTCCGCGGACCGCAACCCCCGCAGCATCCCGCGCTGGTGCAGCACCACGTCGAACACCCCGTCCGCGGCCTGCGCCCTCACCTCGGCGCCCTCGAACGCCTCCGCCACGAACCGCCCCAACGGCGCCCGCCCGTCCTCCAGGATCGTCGCCAGCGCCGCCGCAAGGTCGGCCCCGTCATCGGCCAGCGCCGCCGTCCGGGTCCCCACCGCCGGACGCCGCGCCGGGGCCTGCGCGTCCGCCCGGAAGCCGTCGTAGAACCGCCACGCCGCCAGCTCCCGCCGCACCGCCCACAGCGCGGGCGCCGCGCCCGCGTCGCCGTACTCAGCCAGCATGCTCGCGTGCGCCGGCAGCTCCACCTCCCCCGGCACCCACCGTCCCGCCGCGGTGCGCAGCTCCACGACGTGCCGCCGCCGGCGCGCCACGAGCGTCGCCGGCCGCATCACCGGCCCGTGCCAGATCGCCTCGCGCTTGAGGTCGGGGTCGCGCAGGAAGTACGACGTCGCCCCCGGCGCCTGTGGCGGCAGCCCAAGGTCCACGAGATAGCCCAGCTCGGGCCCGGCCACGCCCAGCCGCAGCGAGATCGGGCCCTTGCGCACGGTTCCCTGCACCACGCCCGTGCGGCGCGCCGACTGCAGCGTCTCGGGCCCCGCCCACAACGCCGACGGCAGCCCGCCCTCCCGCGCCAGGGACGCGACCACCCGGCCCAGGCCGCAGTCGGCGAGCAGCCGCAGCGCCCGGTAGAGACTCGACTTGCCGCTGCCGTTCGGCCCGGTCACGACGGTCAGCCGGCCGAGCGGCACGATCACCTCGCGCAGGCACCGGTATCCGGCGACCGCCACCACGCTGTACA from Austwickia sp. includes the following:
- a CDS encoding AAA family ATPase, producing MYSVVAVAGYRCLREVIVPLGRLTVVTGPNGSGKSSLYRALRLLADCGLGRVVASLAREGGLPSALWAGPETLQSARRTGVVQGTVRKGPISLRLGVAGPELGYLVDLGLPPQAPGATSYFLRDPDLKREAIWHGPVMRPATLVARRRRHVVELRTAAGRWVPGEVELPAHASMLAEYGDAGAAPALWAVRRELAAWRFYDGFRADAQAPARRPAVGTRTAALADDGADLAAALATILEDGRAPLGRFVAEAFEGAEVRAQAADGVFDVVLHQRGMLRGLRSAELSDGTLRYLLWLAALLTPAPPPLLVVNEPETSLHPSLLGPLAGLIADAARRTQIVVVTHSAALLAELGRAYPGLGDDASDDPTRPGEIPAARLVRLAKDLGETRVEGQGLMTTPLWEWGHR